From Longimicrobium sp.:
CCGCCCCACGCGGCGCAGCGGGAGCACCTGGTGCTTCACCGCGATCTCGCCGGGGATCAGCTTCAGGATGCGCGGGTCCAGCTTGACGCGCTCCAGGTCCACGGCGGGGACGCGGTGCTGGCGGGCCAGGGCGCGCACCAGGTCGGGCTCGGCCAGGAACCCCAGCTTCACCAGCGAGAAGCCGACGCGGGTGCCGTTGGCGCGGGCGTCGTCCAGCGCCTTGAGCAGCTGGTCGCGCGTGATCAGCTGCTCGTGCACGAGCTGGTCGCCGATGCGATCAGCGGCGGGAGCCGAGACTGCCATGTTCCTCAGGGGGAGTGTAGCGCGGGTAGCCCGCCGGGAGGCAGGCGCCGGAACGGGAGCGTGACCGGGGATGAGCTGTCAAATTCGGTGCCACCCCCGGACGGCGTCAAGGGGAAGCGCGGACGTGCGGGCGGATGCGGGCCAGCGTGGCCGGCCCCACGCCGGCGACCTGCTCCAGCTCGTCGACCGAGCGGAAGCGCCCGTGCGCCGCGCGCCAGGCCACGATCCGCCCCGCCAGCGACGGCCCGATCCCCGGCAGCGCCTCCAGCTCCGCGGCGCTCGCCGCGTTCAGGTCGACGGCGCCCGCCGGGGACGCGGGGGACGCGCGTGGGCTCCCCGCGGCGCTCCCCCTCGGCGCGTCATTCTGCACGGGTCCGCCCAAAGCTGCACGACCGCCCGCCGCCGCCGGCAGCGTCACGTGCGGGGCGATCGCCGCGAGCGCGGCGGGGCCGATCCCGGGGACGGAGTCGAGGTCCGCCAGCGTGCGGAAGCGCCCGTGCTCCTGAC
This genomic window contains:
- a CDS encoding helix-hairpin-helix domain-containing protein; amino-acid sequence: RDAGGAPMSTTPQERLALGVAALLLAAGVGARALRSGPEPAGLTGGPAAEADARGLAALRDEVRGEVARAERRARPLAPGEKIDPNTASADELDRLPKVGPGAAEKIVAWRQEHGRFRTLADLDSVPGIGPAALAAIAPHVTLPAAAGGRAALGGPVQNDAPRGSAAGSPRASPASPAGAVDLNAASAAELEALPGIGPSLAGRIVAWRAAHGRFRSVDELEQVAGVGPATLARIRPHVRASP